From a single Staphylococcus epidermidis genomic region:
- a CDS encoding FecCD family ABC transporter permease, with amino-acid sequence MTMVNKDSQSAIEQKKKKRTTLTFIVGVCLLFISVYLNLAIGSSKIQFNDILSYVTGHTNTKATFLIHNVRMPRMLAGLIIGGALAIAGLLMQAITKNPLASPQIFGVNAGASFVIVLITVLIPSLGSYSTILAIIGAFLGGFTVYTLSGSTKSITPIKLALAGMAIHLFFSSMTQGIIILNEDSNDTVMFWLVGSLAGIKWQQIIFILPFLLLAIFVTIFMGRQLTILELGDDIARGLGQRTEIVRMIVGILVVVLAGVSVSIAGPIGFVGLIVPHIVKRYINKNYVLMIPLTFIFGATLLLISDVLCRLITYPFESPVGIVTSFVGAFYFLFITVRGVNRI; translated from the coding sequence ATGACTATGGTGAATAAAGATAGTCAATCCGCTATTGAACAAAAAAAGAAAAAGCGCACTACACTCACTTTTATTGTGGGTGTGTGCCTTCTTTTTATTTCAGTATATTTGAATTTAGCGATTGGTTCTTCAAAAATACAATTTAATGATATTTTAAGTTATGTAACTGGACACACGAATACAAAGGCAACTTTCTTAATACACAATGTACGTATGCCAAGAATGTTAGCTGGTTTAATTATTGGTGGCGCTTTAGCAATTGCAGGTTTATTGATGCAAGCAATTACCAAAAATCCTTTGGCTTCACCACAGATTTTTGGTGTGAATGCAGGTGCTTCCTTCGTTATTGTACTTATAACTGTACTTATACCATCACTAGGCTCTTACTCTACAATTTTAGCGATAATTGGTGCCTTCTTAGGAGGTTTTACTGTTTATACATTGTCTGGCTCTACTAAGTCGATTACACCGATTAAATTAGCACTTGCAGGTATGGCTATTCATCTGTTCTTTAGTAGTATGACTCAAGGTATAATTATTTTAAATGAAGATTCTAATGATACAGTGATGTTCTGGTTAGTTGGTTCATTAGCCGGTATAAAATGGCAACAGATTATATTCATCTTACCATTTTTACTCCTTGCTATTTTTGTGACCATATTTATGGGAAGACAATTAACTATATTAGAGTTAGGTGATGATATTGCCAGAGGATTAGGACAAAGAACAGAAATCGTCAGAATGATTGTTGGAATATTGGTCGTTGTTCTTGCTGGTGTTTCTGTTTCTATTGCTGGGCCTATAGGATTTGTAGGTTTGATAGTTCCACACATAGTGAAAAGATATATAAATAAAAATTATGTATTGATGATACCTTTAACATTTATATTCGGCGCTACTTTATTACTTATTTCTGATGTATTGTGTCGCTTAATTACTTATCCATTCGAATCGCCAGTAGGTATTGTTACATCATTTGTTGGTGCTTTTTACTTCTTATTCATAACTGTTAGAGGGGTGAATCGCATATGA
- a CDS encoding FecCD family ABC transporter permease → MIKQNLKMRYTIVLLLLIFSTIFSLCIGSVMINPIHAVTGFFLHNDFILNEYRIPRTLLGLLIGSSLAISGSVIQGVIRNPLASPDVIGITKGASLAAVMIIMIFPSAPLFVLPLGSFIGALTISIILSVLISKFDVKGSKLALIGLAIGAICTAIVQFLLIRNPLDANNALLWLTGSLYGHNIVNFYSLLPWFIITVPIVLLLGYQLDILNLGDHVAIALGARVKILKMILLVLAVMLAGASIAVVGGISFLGLIAPHIARQLVGHKNIHVIIMSGLVGAILLTFGDGLARGIQPPLDIPVGVVIAIIGAPYFLFLLRKM, encoded by the coding sequence ATGATTAAACAAAACCTGAAGATGCGCTATACCATTGTCTTACTGTTATTAATTTTTAGTACAATCTTTAGTCTATGTATAGGATCAGTAATGATTAATCCTATTCATGCAGTTACAGGCTTCTTTTTACACAATGACTTTATTTTAAATGAATATCGAATTCCTAGAACACTTTTAGGATTACTTATAGGCAGTAGTTTAGCTATTTCTGGCTCGGTGATACAAGGGGTTATAAGAAATCCACTTGCTTCACCTGATGTTATTGGAATAACAAAAGGGGCAAGTTTAGCAGCAGTAATGATCATAATGATATTTCCATCAGCACCTCTATTTGTTCTTCCTTTAGGTTCATTTATCGGTGCTTTGACAATAAGTATTATTCTTTCAGTTCTTATTTCAAAATTTGATGTAAAGGGATCAAAATTAGCATTGATAGGTTTAGCGATAGGTGCAATTTGTACGGCCATTGTCCAATTCTTGCTTATACGTAATCCTCTTGATGCAAATAATGCGTTATTATGGTTGACTGGTAGTTTATACGGTCATAATATAGTCAATTTTTATAGTTTATTACCATGGTTTATTATCACTGTACCTATAGTATTGTTATTAGGGTATCAACTTGATATTTTAAATTTAGGTGATCATGTAGCCATTGCACTAGGAGCACGTGTAAAAATCTTAAAAATGATTTTACTTGTATTAGCAGTAATGTTAGCAGGTGCTTCCATTGCGGTAGTAGGGGGTATTAGTTTTTTAGGTCTTATAGCACCTCATATTGCACGTCAACTTGTCGGCCATAAAAATATACATGTTATAATCATGTCAGGTTTGGTAGGAGCAATATTATTAACTTTTGGTGATGGTTTAGCAAGAGGTATACAACCTCCTCTTGATATTCCTGTAGGTGTTGTAATAGCAATTATAGGCGCACCTTATTTCTTATTTTTATTACGTAAGATGTAG
- a CDS encoding YjiH family protein has protein sequence MNGFKKVDIVRGRIKFITMSLLGIILFLVPIPVVQDGKQQTTLPIAFLAGLLKDWLGGIMPILIVTIITVSGILTILCSTIYKNKLNPQGLMSSAFNVKIGWLVLRVLAVFFSWLTFLNIGPEMIKSEDTGGLVFSSLLPTLVAVFLFAAIFLPLLMEYGLLELLGPIFRPIMRPLFTLPGRSTVDNLASFIGDGTVGVLITSRQYGEGYYSRREATVISTTFSVVSITFAIVIAETIRMQDQFFYFYLTVVISCLIAAMIMPRIWPLKNIPDEYAKEVSEEARNEQLPEGKTALKYGFDLATEVGIKSPGFKEFLISGFKTVVDMWFVILPVVMSIGTIATIIANYTPVFEIIGKPFVPVLELLQIPEAHEASQTILIGFADMFLPSILIEGVQNDVTRFVIGALSISQLVYLSEVGGVILGSKIPVSISKLFMIFLIRTIITLPIIALLAHLFIG, from the coding sequence ATGAATGGATTTAAAAAAGTTGACATAGTAAGAGGTAGAATTAAATTTATCACTATGTCATTGTTAGGGATTATATTATTTTTAGTTCCTATACCAGTCGTTCAAGATGGAAAGCAGCAAACGACACTTCCTATAGCTTTTTTAGCTGGTTTATTAAAAGATTGGCTTGGTGGTATCATGCCAATTTTAATTGTAACCATCATAACTGTATCAGGTATTTTAACAATATTATGCTCTACAATTTATAAAAATAAATTAAATCCTCAAGGTTTAATGAGCAGTGCTTTCAACGTTAAAATAGGATGGCTTGTTTTGAGAGTATTAGCTGTCTTCTTTTCTTGGTTAACATTTTTAAATATTGGACCTGAAATGATTAAATCTGAAGATACAGGTGGATTAGTATTTTCAAGTTTATTACCTACTCTTGTAGCAGTATTTTTATTTGCTGCAATCTTTTTACCTTTATTAATGGAGTATGGTCTATTAGAATTACTTGGACCCATCTTTAGACCTATCATGCGACCTTTGTTTACTTTACCTGGTAGATCGACAGTTGATAATCTAGCTTCATTTATAGGTGATGGTACAGTTGGTGTTTTAATTACTAGTAGACAATATGGTGAAGGATATTACTCTAGAAGAGAAGCAACAGTAATATCCACAACCTTTAGTGTTGTATCTATTACGTTCGCTATTGTCATTGCCGAAACAATTAGAATGCAAGATCAATTTTTCTATTTTTATTTAACAGTTGTCATTTCATGCTTAATTGCAGCAATGATTATGCCAAGAATTTGGCCACTTAAAAATATTCCTGACGAATATGCTAAAGAAGTAAGTGAAGAGGCTCGTAATGAACAGCTACCAGAAGGCAAAACAGCATTAAAATATGGTTTTGATTTAGCAACTGAAGTTGGAATTAAATCGCCAGGGTTTAAAGAATTTTTAATTTCAGGTTTTAAAACAGTTGTAGATATGTGGTTTGTAATTTTACCAGTTGTTATGAGTATAGGAACAATAGCTACCATTATTGCTAACTACACGCCTGTTTTTGAAATTATAGGAAAACCATTTGTTCCAGTACTAGAATTGTTACAAATTCCAGAAGCACATGAAGCATCACAAACAATTTTAATTGGGTTTGCCGATATGTTCTTACCTTCAATTCTTATTGAAGGGGTTCAAAATGATGTAACACGTTTTGTAATTGGAGCATTGAGTATCTCACAACTTGTGTATTTATCTGAAGTAGGCGGCGTGATTCTTGGTTCTAAAATTCCAGTTAGTATAAGTAAATTATTTATGATTTTTTTAATTCGTACTATCATTACGCTTCCAATAATTGCTTTATTAGCGCATTTATTTATCGGATAA
- a CDS encoding heme oxygenase: MFVVTNRITVKKGYAKQMAPNFTKGGPIESLKGFEGIEVWQIDKVDYSEDMYVNSWWETEEDFKNWVNSDVFKQAHKNTGKSEDSPVIKSEIVKSNVLSSLNRR; encoded by the coding sequence ATGTTCGTTGTTACAAATAGAATCACTGTAAAAAAAGGATATGCAAAACAAATGGCGCCTAATTTTACTAAAGGAGGACCTATTGAATCTTTAAAGGGCTTTGAAGGTATTGAAGTTTGGCAAATTGATAAAGTTGATTATAGCGAAGATATGTATGTAAATAGTTGGTGGGAAACTGAAGAAGATTTTAAAAATTGGGTGAATAGTGATGTATTTAAACAAGCACATAAAAATACTGGAAAATCCGAAGATTCACCAGTCATTAAAAGCGAAATTGTTAAATCAAATGTTTTATCTTCTTTGAACAGAAGATAA